The nucleotide sequence ATAAAAAGGCCGAACTTTTTATTCCATAAAACATGAAGGacaaaacttaaaatatttcaagacaTGACAAGACCCTTCTTTGTGCAGAAGGGTTTATATATGTACATGACACTTCTTTTTGGAAACAAACGGAAGCCTCTAGCACCCAACTCCGAtctctttgctttgttcttttaaataaagacagaaacCGAACCTGTTGTATGTTTGTGCCGTGCGACACCAGGAAGCTAGTCTAGATGTGAAATCTCATGTTGTCTCTGTTGtagtcatttttttaaataaactggaCAGTTTACAATGGTGGTTTTCGTTCAGAAggcctgtttgcttttttttgtttgtttgggagtttttttccttctatttttgttggggttttttttcctcctttggtTCATTTGCAGCACAACGCTTCCTCCTCCAGTTAACAGGATCTGCTTTGGGGAAGAGACTCCACCACCTCGTTATAAACTTGTTAATGCAGGTGACCCCTTCTAGGATCACATCCTTGAATGAACCGTGATCTTGCTCTCTGTGACTGTGGCATGCACTGTGTTAGTCTTTCTCCCCTCTCTGAGTACAAGAAGAAATCTCTGTCCCTCCCTTCCCCAGAGTCCTTCAGCTGGTTCACTgcaaaaattgattttttaaaatattttttctttttaaatccacTGAACGAAAGGGTTAATCTGACCTAGGACTTTGAAACTGTGATCTCCAGCTAACTTTGggagttttgggggggggatTTGTTTTGGGGGAACTTTGGGgggggtttcttttctttagagATGTGCTCTTGTCAGGGTTTCACTTATCTATGATTTGGAACTGGATGGAGATATTTTTTAAGGAATTCTTGTTGTTTAAAATGTAACCTTGCTATTCTGTAGGCTCGCTctgtaatgagaaaataaaaattaatggcAAGCATTGGAGGCCCTTCCTTCTGGTGGGAGAGGAAGGGACGAGCCGAGGCGGCGGGTTGGGATCTCTGTACATGGCACTACCCTGTAGTTTggtctttgtttttctccagcttCCATTTCTGCTCCATGTATATCATATTCTGTAAAATATTCTCTCCCTTGGATTTGACCTTTGTGCGGATTATTGAAAGCATTGTAtcttgtttcagtgttttttcttaCCTTGTAGTCTGGTTCGAAAATTAccgagaggggaaaaaaaaaaaaagtaattattataCATTGTAGTTTGTGTACGATATTTGTTGATAATGTTTTATTAAAGGGATGTCTTTTTTCCGCACCCCTTCATTGAAATGTTTTTGAGGAATATTTGgcttgtttttattattctaaCTGCAAGACATGAGATGACAAAACGTTTTTTTAGTGTGTAATGcggagttgtttttttttttaatgtttgcctTCTTTTTCCCAGGCATTTTAATTGTGCTTTACCTGTAGAAGGTCTCTGGGGGggaagggcggggggggggatgggggaggtCCAGGGGTGTCAGTCTCATAGTTACAGTCAGGTTAATATTTTCCAAGTAACGCTGAGAAATAACTGCAGATTTGTTGCATTGCGAATATACCCGGGGGCTCCCCAAGGGGGcaagtttttatctttttctgccTTACATCTTGTTcaggtttgggattttttttttcttctctttttttttattttgttttgttctgacGTGAGGAAATGAAAGGACCggttttaatgtattttaaaatgaatagcTAAATTATTGTCTTCATTGGTATGGGATGGTTTTTGGAATGAAGTggttctccccctccccccccccccccccccccaatactGTAATAAATATcaacataaacattttatttcagtgcgCTGCAGTTTGTTCCTGGTGTTTGTTGCCAGACCCCCAGGCCAGGGGAGGGTGTGgcatgtttggggttttttttacccttATTTCTGGGGGACCAAGCTCCGGCTGTGGACACAAAACGGGGGATGCGGAGCTGAGAGGCAGCCAGTGCTGTGTGGTCTGGCTGAGCCTGGGAGGGTGGATGGGGATTCAGCTGCAATGCAGGACCCGGGAGGCTGTGAGAGGTTTGGTTTAACAATGCTCACTtattttttgaggttttttaagGATTTTGAAATTTCAGCTTTTAGCTGAAATTTCAGCTTTTAGCTTAGGAAAAAGGTCATTTTTGCCTGCACCACAATGAGGATGTGCTCGCTGGACACTtgccctcctgcctggctgcaGGCGGAGGGGGGGCTTTTTAGGGTTAAAAAGGGGAAATTTTTGCACCTTGTTCCCCAGGATTTCCTCATTAGAAGCCAGAGGAGTCCAGACGCCAGCATGGTGATGGAGGATGGCATCCCAGGCACCTGGCTGAAGATGGGGCATGTCCTGGGAGAGTAGCTGCGTCTTGCTACATCCTGCTGCTGGAGTCCTGCACCGCTGGGAGGTAAGTGAGGGAGGGGATGCGTCAccttaaaaccaaaacaaaacatatatatatatatatctacacacacacacatatatataggCTTCAAATGGGGTCTGCTGACCCCCTCATCAAGCAAGGGCAAGCTGCGGTGCAGGGTAGGGATGCAGAAACCCTGGGGAAACTGACCTGTCACCCCATGGGCAACACAAGAGGCTGCTGCAGCATTTGGGTAGAGACTGAGGTTTGTTAGGTCTTCAGATGAGTGGTTGTGAGTACTGCGTGCCTAAAATGCTCCCGGGAGCTGCTGTTCGAGGCTTGTTCTCTGACTAGTTcgggcaggatggggctggcTGCCCTTGTGCTGTGTCTCTCCCTCCTTGTGGGAAGGTTCAAGTGGGGGCTGTGGGTTTGGGGGCCCTGTGGGTTCATTGGGCTATGAGCCCTCCTGAAGCTGCTTGTCCTTGGGGACGCCCCTGCAGCCTTGTCACTGCTCGATTCCAGGAGCCCTGCGGTGGTGGGTGCTCGTGGGCATGGGGGTGAGGCATTGGGTGTCTGCTGGGTTTGGGAACAACCCTGAAAAATCATCCTTTTACAGAGCCTATTAGCCTGTAATTAATGGTGAGTCCGAGGAGTGGTGTGTGTTCACACCCTTTGCTACCTGTGCAGGTTTGCCTCTGGGTTAACGCCACAGATGCCCTTGTGTGGGGTCCGCAGCTATCCCCCCAGGCAGTTTTTTGGTCCAGGCAACCACATCCCTCTGCACTTTGCAGAAAGTAGTATGTGGGCATTGTCCATCATTTGGAAATATGACCCTCAAGGGTAATCAGTTGGCCCTGATGAGGACCTCTTGCCCAGCCAGGCACTGCTCGGCTGTCCAGAGCAATGGGCAGCATCACTGTCTGTTGTGCTCTCATTGCGGGGCATAGAGAAACCCTTCCCATGGGTTCTTACTGGGTTACAGGCTCGTTTTATTAAACACCGCCATGAGAAAGTGCCAGGTTCCCTCCCCTGAATGTCTCCTCAGCCCAGCCTTAGGGATAATTGTCTCCCACATTAGTTTTCATCAAATTAAATGTGGGAGGAGGATCTGAACAAGCAGGGGCTCCAGCCTGAGCACGGTGTGTACTTGCTGGCACGAGTGCAGCCTCTGGAGTCGGATTTTGCACCAGGAGTGTTTCAGGGGGGTAGTGTGGAATGTtggagctgggacagcaccATGTATCATCCCCAGGGCAGGCTGAGGGCCAAATTCTGTGCCTCCAGGCCTTCTTCTCAGAGTCCAGCTGCCCCGTTCTCGCATGTTCTGCTTCCCCCAGCTGCCATTCATTAAAAGTTAATGCCTGGTTCTCAGTTGGTGCTGAGGTAATGCCATTCATCTGCTGACAAGCCTTTATAATTTATTGATGCCAACCCAGATGTGCCTCTGTGACCCGTTGTCCTGCTCGCAGTCCCACCACCCTCAGCTGGGCTAATTCCAGCAGGTCACACTGGAGGAACGAGTGGGTGAACCATGTGTACTGAGCTTGGAAAGAGCAGTGGGACACCACGCACGTGTGTATGGCTGTCAGCGGCAGGAGGGCTGTTCTGCAGGGGCTGTCTGCTTCACTGACCACAATAGACCAACCTGAGCATCCATCCCAAGCTGAGAgccctcctctgcctccccttGAGTTCCCCTGGACCTCAGAGGAGCTCACCCAGCACAAGGATCAGCTGCTCCTTCCAGCAACACTTGAGTCCTGCTGCCCCCTCACTGCAGGCACAATCAGCCTGAGCAAACCAGGGATGTGCTATTGCATGCTTGTGTATGGTCCCCTCATCTCAAGTGGCTTCCTGATGCCTTTTGTAACCTGCTGAGGCCTCATTCCCCTGGTGactgtcttttatttatttcttctgtcatgcttaaaaatatctcaagggtgggtgccaagaggatgggaccagacactgttcagtggtgcccaacaacaggatgaggggcaatgggcacaggctgaaacacagaaggttccatctgaatatgagaagaaacttctcagtgagggtgacagagcactggaacaggctgcccagagaggttgtggagtctccttctctggagacattcaaacccacctggatgcaatcctgtgtgatctgctctggtgaacctgctttagcaggtgggttggactagatgatctccagaggtctcttccaaccccatccgttctgtaattctgtgatttttcaaaattGCCTTTGTCCTCCCTTAACTCATCCCTCCCTGTGCTtgttctttgtctctgctcaGTCTTGGAAGACAGCAGGACTCCAGCTTTGCTTAACTTCTCCTCCTCTACTGCCTGTCCTAACAGAGATGTCTTTGTTGAGAGATAAAAGCATCTAAAGGGACTTTGGCTCTTTCCCGCGTAGAGCAGCTTCACAGATTCCCACATCTGCTAGGAGCACGCGAGGTGTTTCACGTCTCCTCACACCCTCTCCACCACAGCCACTCTTCTACCAGCTTCCTTAGTGAAGCCTCTGCTCAGAAATGTTAACGTGGCGGTTGCCTGCCCTACAGGGCTCCCTCCTGAACACGAGCAACCACCTAATGCTGGGAGGGTGAGGGGATGTCAACCCTCTGAGGGCTGTTGCCTCAAGCTGTTCAGCAGAGTCCGTGTGACACAGCGGAGAGGCAACAGCCTGAGAAAGAAACAACTCCTGAAACAGTCACCACGGAGCAGGAGTGTATTCAAATGTATTCCTAAATAACGGGGTGCAAACTACAGATCTGAGCGGATTTAAATTGATGAGCTGAATTAGGCATCCCTTGAGCAGGCAGAATTAACATGATTTAGATCAATGCAACACTTTACTagattgtttatttttcaagcattttCTCCTAACTATTGAGGGATTTGTTAATTTAACAGCTAATGCTTCCCAGTTTACTGGGTGCAACTGTTGATCTCAAATTTGActagtgaaaaatgttttctgaaacctGCAGAGTAGGGCTGGCTGATGGATCGAGACTGGAACAGGCAGCTGGGGGTGTTCATCCAGATGGCCAGAGATCACAAAGCGCAGACCAGTCTCTGACACAAGACACTGACGTGAGATGGATTTCTTGGAAATATGCTCTTCCACACCTTAAAATAGTACAGGCTCCTCtactccttcccctctgctgcaGGGTGTCAGTGCAGAACTGCAAAACATTCTACATTTGGCTGGAGCTAATTTAGCCTTCATTTTACAAAAACCACGCTAATCCCTCCATTTTATAAAGAATACGCTGCCTGCTCAGTTAACtctgcagcagaagaaattcttcctttgtatttttaGCAGCAAATAGCAGCTACCAGGCACCAAAGTTTCGCGCCACATTCTAAACCGCTTTCCCAAAATGGGtaagtctcttcatccaggatTGGGGGATAAAAGAACTGCAGCTCTATAGATCCAAACAAAGCAATCTCACTGATTAAGTGCTTTGGAAACTAAGCGCAGGGCAGCACGACACATCCCAAAGCAGCCAGGagtaaaacaaagtaaaaaccAGGCAGAATGAAAAAGGCTCATGTCTCAGGCTCCCCCCCTGAAGCTTTGTATGGCTCTTCCACACACACAGCCTTCAGAGGTGCTCAAAGCCACCTCGGAAAATAGGTTTGAGTCGAGCTCTGTGCAAAAGCCCACTGGGAGTGGAACCTGCGCAGAGGAATAATGACTGGTTTATGTTCTTTCTAGGCAACAGTGGAGGAGTTCAGGACGATGCATTTGATGACTCTCTCTAAACAGAACCCAGAAGTAAGCCCCCAAAATGAAAGAGGTTCTTCATGCACAATttagtttgaatttttttttactctcagtaacaatataatttattttttaaagtaaattaatCCACCCTTCTTTAATTATGTAATGGTTCtagcaaagaaaagcagcaggtaCAGTTGGTGAAGTATTTTCATTTGAGCTGCATTTCACACAGTTCCATGCAGATACAGTGCCAGAAACTTCTTGAATGTGTCTGGCTGAAAGCCATATATTCCAGTGGgcttctgcagagaaaaaaagacacgGATGCTCAGTTTGCAGTGAAGTGATTAATGTAGACAAACAACAGCTTTAAATACGCTTGAATAAGACTCCAGACATGGCAGCTTCCAAATCATGCTCTCCCTCCCCAGACAGGCTTGTGCGTGGGTACTTCCACTGGTGTAAATCTCAGATGGCAAAAAACCCCTTTGCCCATCAGACACCCTCCCAGTGTAACCGTGGCTGACAGCGCTGTGCTCCTTATTTACTGACAGCTGCATGTAAGCGCTGCCTTCATCAAAGCATCAGTTGATTTTAAACAAGCATATGATGAGCTGGTAGATTACAGACAGGGATATCTTTACATTGAAGCTCGTGTTAGGCTCGGCATGTGGTGTGCACACTATGCGGTACATCAGCGCTACAAATACTCCCCGTCAGTAACACCTGAAGTAAGAACAAGGCTGGTGTCTGTGTCAGGTCCTTCAGCTGGTTTAAAACCCACGCTGCAGCTCTACACCAGCTCCCAAACCTCCAGCAGAGGTGAAAGGGTTGGATTTCCAGGACGGTTTCCCAAGTTTCACTCTGGCTTGCTTACCGTAACGACTCTCTTCTTGACTTCTGGAACACACTGGGCTTTTTCATACAGGTTCTGATCAGAGTCAACCCAGACTAGATTTTTTATGCCATCACTAGAGACAAGGTCTGTTGTATTTAACTGGAACACCATGAACTGGAAGAGCTGACCATCTGTGCCAACGCTTTGCACCACTATTGGCTGCTCCAAAACCTTAGGATCATTCTAGGAAAGAAGGGGTTGGGAGGAGAACATTTAAAAAGGCAGTTACTACATAAACGGTACGAGTACTTGCTGATTCTGCATCTTCTCCTTGGTTTAAAGCCAGgattttaataaatgtattgTTACCTTGCCCAGAAAATTACTCTAGTCAAACAAGTTCTGAATGtagattttgtattttaattaaaattcctCCTTCAGCTAGCAATGAAATATCAATTTACATACTGAGCTGTGGGGTGGGTTAGACTTTTACAGTCGAACTTGCTCCCTGGTTCCTACCCATTACCACTCCAATGCGTGTTACACCATGAACTCACTCACTACTGAGAGATCTTTTTCTGGATTAGCAGAACCATACCTGAAGGTCAGTTAGACCTCTGGAATGGGAAACTCAGGGTTGAAAACTACTGTAATACGCCACGTCAAGGGAATTTCAGGACTCTTTCCACTAGCTGCAGCTTTAAAGAGAGAACAAAGGCCCAGCAAGTCAGCAGCAGCCTCCCATACATACCCCGTACAGCACCTTGGCCTTTGCCAGCGCGTTGCCGAAGGCAAACATCAGCATTTTAGCACGAAGTTGTTCTGGTCTGAACCTGTTGGTACGAACGTTGGCCGATTCCAGGAAGAACAGAGTGTGAGGATGAGAGTACGGATAACCATCTCGAAAACCTAAATGGCAGATCATCATGCCAGGAATTGCTTGGTGAGAGACTACACAGCCAATGTTTTCTCCCATATTTTCAGAATCTGTTAATCTGCCAGGATTTCAGTTCTTCTCCACAGCCCTGCTTAGACCACAGTGTACTCACCACAGGTTTGGAGCGCTTGCACTGCCCACTGTGCCCAGCTCACTCCCATCCACCCCCTCCTCACAGCTGTCTCGCAGAAGGGCAAGAACATCAGCTTAACTCAAACACTTCGTCTGACAGAAAATTATTATCAACAGCTAGATGTACCTGTATTGTTGAGCTCTTTGTACACATTCACTTCCTGAAGATCAATTGTAGGAGAAATGGGATAGAAGGTCTCCAGAACATGCGCTTCAGTGGCCAGTATCTCCTCCTTGGAGGCTACTGGTGGTATTGGGGCCATGGAGTTCATGAGTATTCCGTTCAGGCCTCGGACCTGAAGGAGGATGGATTCTGGGGAGAGAAATCAGGCTGCAGGCTGCATCGCTGAAGTAAGACCATGGAAAGACATGTGTTTCCTTTTGGGAAGCAGCATTCTAGCAAATCGTTGTTCTGCAAGGCTCACTCTCTACCCCTCACCTCCAAACTCGTCTTAAATAGTGGCTCAACTGAAGCTTCTTCTTTTGAAATAACAGTGTTAATTGCTGGTTTTAGTTTCTTAACTAAATGTACTTAGAAAAAACAGAGTAGAGATTTGggatgcaaaaaaaaccccaatcagTTCTAAGACACTCTTACACACTCTTGTCATCTTGTTTATATTGTCTAATACCCAATAATCTTTTCAGGGCAAGTACCCTACCATCATGCAAGGCTGCCCATGCTTACAGCGctatttaaaactgaaagaattACTTGGTTCCAGAAAccgtttctttttttccaggtcTTCAGGCTTAAAGCCAGCGGCTTTGTTACCCCTCTTACGTTAATGAAAAGAGCTAAATGCTTCCACCATAGCAGCAACTAACCTCTTTCCCACGTAGCTGCTATCTTGTAGTTTCTAGACAACATTCTT is from Columba livia isolate bColLiv1 breed racing homer chromosome 8, bColLiv1.pat.W.v2, whole genome shotgun sequence and encodes:
- the MRPL37 gene encoding large ribosomal subunit protein mL37, with product MAAAGPMALGRAGTAAQGCGLTLTRGILTRPGPPRPRGPLPRTPWTTRGPPPEVLARVVERRPVREQVELDTITYAERQHFLPGLAHPRFPPWERGWRDPWHSPGPRYEEMPLHKERGCFICHQRVRMLEGVRQAQWLTKTKLVEGLPPSVLGIIDNPAHRLEEHEERVKQAVSHARLWDTREPAPRREHYCPVLFEDLIHICRLMSMKYPSLTKRMLSRNYKIAATWERESILLQVRGLNGILMNSMAPIPPVASKEEILATEAHVLETFYPISPTIDLQEVNVYKELNNTGFRDGYPYSHPHTLFFLESANVRTNRFRPEQLRAKMLMFAFGNALAKAKVLYGNDPKVLEQPIVVQSVGTDGQLFQFMVFQLNTTDLVSSDGIKNLVWVDSDQNLYEKAQCVPEVKKRVVTKPTGIYGFQPDTFKKFLALYLHGTV